The stretch of DNA GGCCAAGGTCTCCGCCTGCCCCACGGCTGGCTGTGTGCAGGTGGAGAGGAGGTGAACAATCGTTCAGAGCACAGATGTATGCCGCTCCGGAGGGTCCTCGCAAGAGGACTGGTGGGAGTGACGCTGGAGGCCACCGAGGACGCGTGAGGGTGGTGCTGTGGCTCTCGCTTGAGCAGGCCACATGCCGCAGGGTCACCCTGAACGTGGGGCTGGAACGCCTCCTTCGACCCCGCAGAGACTCGACGGCCAAGCCAAGCATGTCCGGTTCGCGGCGCTGGATGTCATCCCAGCGCCGCAGTGCAGGAGGCAGGAACGGCACGTTCGGGTCGTCTTCCCCCCGCTGCGCACACCTCCTGCACCCGCGTCGTCTCCGTCGGGTAACGGGGCACTTGCAGCCCCCAGGCCCCTGCCGCCTCGCCGCGGCTCGTCTGCCACGCCCGACGCAACTGCCAGCTCAACGTTGGCCGGGCGGAGTGCTTACTGGGCGACGACCCGATCCATCCAGGCGAACAACTCGGTCAGGTCGTAGTCCCCGCTGTGGGGCACGTTCCAGGGGAGTGCCAGGTCCACGTCGTACCCGCTGCTGCTAAGCTTCGTCCCCAGGATCACCGGGATCGCCAGCGAGGTGTCGCGGTCCGCCGTGCCCTGCCGGATGCGCCAGTGCGCCGCCGTCTTCGTTCCGGGCGTGCCGATATAATTCATGGGATTCATCAGCCCCACCGTCTGGGCGTCCGCCTGGGTGGCCGTCACCGCCGTGTGTTGCTGGCTGTAGGCCGTGAAGTGCCGGGCATTCACGGTCCGGGTGCCGAACAGCTCATTTTCGGCGTTCTCCAGGCTCAGCCCGTCGAAGGCGGGTGGGGTCTTCTGCCGTCCGGCGGCTTTGACATAGGCGTCGAAGTCCACGGCCGTGACCCTGCCTCCCTGCATGGTCAGGTACGTGAAGCTGGACAGGTCGGTGCCCGCGTCCAGCGCGCGCTGCGCGGAGGCCTGCACCAGCGAGGCGACGTAGGTCTTGAAGCTGCCGTTCCCGGCTGCGTCGAGGTTCAGCACCGTGTCCCCGTTCCTCAGGGCCAGCCCGTTCAGATAGGGAGTGAACGCGGCCTTCAGATCGTTAGAGACATTGATCTGATCGGTGGTGAGAGTCCCGGGAATCTGGGTGCGCTGCACCTGGCCGCTGACCACCGTGATCTGCATCTTGGTGTAGTCGTTGACCCCGTTAAACTGCCATTCGTAGGCCGCGTCGGCGTGATCGAGGTTGGTGATTCCGGCGTAGTCGGAGACGGCGAAGATATCGTCGCGGGCCGGGGCTGCCCCCAGGGCCCTGAGGTACGGTTCGTAGTCGGCGTTGTTGCCGGTGGCGCCCAGCAGCGCCGAGAGCGCGCCGCCCGCGCTGGTGCCGTTGGAGATGATGCGCTCGGCGTTCCCGGGTATGCGTTGGTCGTTGTAGCGCAGGTAGCGCACGGCGGCCTTGAGGTCCACGATGGCGGCCGGGGCCTTGCCGACGTACTCGCCCGCCGCGTTCTTGCTGCTGCGACCACGTGCGCCGGGGGAGGCCACCACATACCCGCGAGAAAGCGCCGTCTGGATGGCGTTCGGAGCGCTGCTCGTGGTGCCGGAGGAGCTGCCTGCCGGGGCGCTCGCCGCTGCCGTGGTGGGGGTGGCCGCCGGGGTGTTGGCCGTGGTGGGCGCCTGACCCCCTGCCGCGAGGCCCATGCCGCCCAAACCGCCGCCCTCCACCGTGCCGGGCTGTGCGGGCAGGTAGCCACCGATCTGGTTGGGCAGGAAGATGGGGGCCGTCTGCGCCGTGTAGCTGCCGACGGCTTTGCCCTCGAAATACTCCTCGGGCACGTAAATGTTCATGATCTCGGTGGTGACGTCCTCCGGGCGCTGCACGTAGACGAGGTTCTCGTAAGCGCGGTAGCGCACCGCCTTGCCGTTCACGGTCGTGGTGCCGGAACGGTACGTCTGGCCGTCGAAGTTCAGGCTGTAGGTCTTCGTGCCCGTGATCATCGAGCAGGAGGAGAGCAGCGCGGAGCTGAGCAGACAAAAGTGGAGTCGAGACATCAGGAGAGGCTCCTCGGGCGAAAGGGTGAGTAGAACTCGGCGACGACAGATGGACGCGGCTGGGCTGAAATGAGTGCTCGAATTGCCCCGGTCACGCCCAGCCCCTAGCCTGCTTGGGTCCTGCGAAGATTCGGAGGAGAATTCGTTAAAGCTTCACGAGGCTCCGTTCGCCGTGCAGGTGAAGTTGGCCGCGTCGTTCGCCTGCGCCTGCGTGGGGTTGGCCGGGCCGGTGTACCTCGGTTGGCTGCCGTACCGGCACAGCGGGCGGGTGCGGCCATTCGTCGCGGTGGTGCCCGCGTCCGTATTGCCGTCCACCGCGACGAGCTGGCCCGGCGCCTGCCCCTGTTCGACCCAGGCCTCCAGCGCAGAGAGCAGGTCGACCTTGGCGTTGAAGATGCCCCCGCCGTGGCCCTTACCAGGAATCAGGTAGAACCGGGCGAAGCTGTCCACCTCCGCCTGCCCGTTCGCCGCCACGAGCCTCTGCCAGTACATGACGGTGTTGTACGGCGTGATCGAATCGTCGATGGTTCCGTGGGTCAGCAGCAGCTTGCCGCCGTGGTCCGTGAAGTCGCTCAGGTCGGTGCTCACTGCGTCGGTCCAGCTCGACACCTGCTGGATGCGCGTCGCCCACTGGCTGGGATCGAAGGCCAGGGGATCGGCGTTCAGGTTCTTTGTGATGAAGCCCGTCACGGCGCCCTTGCCGGGGAAGTACTGGAACGCCGTGCCGTCAGGCCCGAACGGCACCTTGCTCGGGTCGGCGGTGTTCGTGCGCCCGAGGTGATTGCCGGTGGTCGCGCCCTCCAGGATCGGCTATCTCGGATAGGTGGTGGTGCCCCCGGCAAAGGCGAACGAGAACTGCACGGGCGAGCCGATCTTCTCGACCGCCGTGAGCTGCGGGTCCGAGAAGCAGGTGTCGCCCGTATCGGCGCCGTCCGGGCAGCGCAGGGCGGTCTTCACCGTCTGGATGGTGACCTTGGCGTTGCAGGCCGGGACATCGCTGATGATGCCGTCCTCCACCCCGTCCAGGCCGTCGCACTGGGTCTGCACGTAACTCACGAGGGTGGCGATCTTGGCCGGGCTGCTCCACGAGGCGCTGGGCACACCCGACTGGTTGCCGTAGATGGCCTTGGCCTGCGCCAGCGCGCCCTGCCACATGTTCTGGAGGTTGTAGGCCGGGTAGTTGGCGATCACGCCGTCGTAGTCGTCGGGGTAGCGTTGCGCGGCGTCAAAGGCCTCGTGCCCGCCCTGCGAGCCGCCCGCGAAGTAGGTGTACCTCGGCTTCTGGCCGTCCATCTCTCCCGTCAGGAACTTCGCCACGTCCACGGCCTTCTTGACCTGCCACTGGGCGAAGTTCATCAGCTCCTCCTGGTTCAGGGCGAAGCTGGTGTCGAAGGGCGGCTTGCCCACCGAGGAGTGGCCCGAGTCGCTGCCGAGCGTCACGTAGCCGCGCGCCAGCGGCGTGGGGAGGGTGGCGGGCCCCTCGCTGAACTGGTTCAGGCCCGTGACGACCGTGCCGTTGGTCCCGCCGCCGCCGTACTGGAGCATGCGCTGGTTCCAAGATTTCGGCAGGTTGACCTCGAAGTTGATCGGCGAGGCGTTCGGGTCCACCGCCCAGATGCTGCCGGTGACCTTGCAGTAGTCGCGCGCCGCGCCGGAGGGATCGGTGTCGGTCGTGTCGGTGGCCGCCAGAACGCTGGCGCCGGTGGTGGGCAACCCGACGGCACCGATGGGCACCGTCAGGCCTACCAGACTGGAGCAGGCGACCTGCTGCGCCACGGGGGCGAGAGGCGGCTGCGTGACGACGGGCTGGGTCGAACTACAGGCGACGAGGAGGCCGAGAGAGGTGGTAACCAGGGTGATCGTGGCGCTTTTCATGCGGTGCTCCTTGCTCGTCCATCAAGGGGGTGAGGCGGGAAATTGGACCGACGACCGTGAAGCGACCTCTTTGCTTGCACCTCCAGGCAGACAAGACGGCTGGAACTCTCGGTTGGGAGCAGCAACGACGACCTGACGGTCGGGTGAGGTGCGACCGCTGGGAAGCGTGACCGCGAGGATCAGGGCATGTGGCGGCGCCCTAAGCTCAACTGCTGGGGGTGCCGGGTGGGGCACTCATGGTGCCGTGGGCTCCTCGCCCCCCGCCAGCCGGGCCAGCCACGCGCGGGTCGCCTCGGCCATCAATGGGTCGAGACCCTGTGCGCGCAGCATCTCGGCGGCGGCAGCCATCTCCTCTTCCCGGCGCACGGCGTGGAGGCGGCTGCCTTCTTGCAGGCGGTCCACGGTGCGTTCGTCGGCCTCCTTGAGAGTTTGGGCAATGTCGGCGCGCAGGGCCTCCTCTGCCTCCGGGCCCATTCGCCCCGCCGCCTCCAGCGCCTCGCCCACCGCGGCGGCCAGCCCCTTGAAGAACACGCTGCGGGCCAGCTTGCGCGAGGCGGCCAGCCCCACCGGGCCATTCAGGACGGTGACCGGACCATTCAGTGGGCGCAGCAGTTCGGCGAACCGCTCCGCGCCGGGGCCAGACACCAACATGGGTGTGCGGATGCCCTTCCCCGGCACCGAGCTCATGAGTGCAACGTCGGCCA from Deinococcus aestuarii encodes:
- a CDS encoding subtype B tannase, with product MSRLHFCLLSSALLSSCSMITGTKTYSLNFDGQTYRSGTTTVNGKAVRYRAYENLVYVQRPEDVTTEIMNIYVPEEYFEGKAVGSYTAQTAPIFLPNQIGGYLPAQPGTVEGGGLGGMGLAAGGQAPTTANTPAATPTTAAASAPAGSSSGTTSSAPNAIQTALSRGYVVASPGARGRSSKNAAGEYVGKAPAAIVDLKAAVRYLRYNDQRIPGNAERIISNGTSAGGALSALLGATGNNADYEPYLRALGAAPARDDIFAVSDYAGITNLDHADAAYEWQFNGVNDYTKMQITVVSGQVQRTQIPGTLTTDQINVSNDLKAAFTPYLNGLALRNGDTVLNLDAAGNGSFKTYVASLVQASAQRALDAGTDLSSFTYLTMQGGRVTAVDFDAYVKAAGRQKTPPAFDGLSLENAENELFGTRTVNARHFTAYSQQHTAVTATQADAQTVGLMNPMNYIGTPGTKTAAHWRIRQGTADRDTSLAIPVILGTKLSSSGYDVDLALPWNVPHSGDYDLTELFAWMDRVVAQ
- a CDS encoding tannase/feruloyl esterase family alpha/beta hydrolase; the protein is MPFGPDGTAFQYFPGKGAVTGFITKNLNADPLAFDPSQWATRIQQVSSWTDAVSTDLSDFTDHGGKLLLTHGTIDDSITPYNTVMYWQRLVAANGQAEVDSFARFYLIPGKGHGGGIFNAKVDLLSALEAWVEQGQAPGQLVAVDGNTDAGTTATNGRTRPLCRYGSQPRYTGPANPTQAQANDAANFTCTANGAS
- a CDS encoding tannase/feruloyl esterase family alpha/beta hydrolase, which encodes MKSATITLVTTSLGLLVACSSTQPVVTQPPLAPVAQQVACSSLVGLTVPIGAVGLPTTGASVLAATDTTDTDPSGAARDYCKVTGSIWAVDPNASPINFEVNLPKSWNQRMLQYGGGGTNGTVVTGLNQFSEGPATLPTPLARGYVTLGSDSGHSSVGKPPFDTSFALNQEELMNFAQWQVKKAVDVAKFLTGEMDGQKPRYTYFAGGSQGGHEAFDAAQRYPDDYDGVIANYPAYNLQNMWQGALAQAKAIYGNQSGVPSASWSSPAKIATLVSYVQTQCDGLDGVEDGIISDVPACNAKVTIQTVKTALRCPDGADTGDTCFSDPQLTAVEKIGSPVQFSFAFAGGTTTYPR
- a CDS encoding NAD(P)-dependent oxidoreductase, whose protein sequence is MDLQQVTLLGLGEAGSAMAHDLLAADVQVRAYDPDPARQVDGVTSARDEADAVTDSQIVFSVNWSRVSLDVARRVRPALHPGQIYAELNTSSPDKKKAVAEVLGPGALVADVALMSSVPGKGIRTPMLVSGPGAERFAELLRPLNGPVTVLNGPVGLAASRKLARSVFFKGLAAAVGEALEAAGRMGPEAEEALRADIAQTLKEADERTVDRLQEGSRLHAVRREEEMAAAAEMLRAQGLDPLMAEATRAWLARLAGGEEPTAP